The sequence AATAAATTTGCCGTAGAAGTTAACCATACCCAAAAACGATCTTAATTCGGAAACATTGGTAGGAGATGACATTTTAACTATCGGTGTTATCTTATCCATGTCAACCCTAACGCCGTTTTTGTTAATTATAAACCCTAAGTATTTTACTTCGTCCACAAAAAACTCGCACTTATCCTTTTTTACTTTTAACCCATTGTCCTGTAATATGTGCAGAACCTCCTGTATATGTCGATTATGTTCTTGTAATGTTTTACTTGTGATTAATATATCGTCCAGAAATACAATGACATGgggcatatttttaaacaaatttaacATAATCCTCTGAAATATGCCGGGACTTGAGGATAAACCATAGACGAGACGGTTATACTGAAATAACCCTCGGTGCGTGTTGACCACCGTATATCTAGCCGTATCATCTAAAAGAATCTGGTTATAGGCCTGTGACAGATCAAGCTTAGAAAAATATTTGTAGCCACTAATATTACTTAACAGATCATCGATCCTAGGCACGGGATATCTATCTACCATCAATACCTTATTTAGCGTAACCTTGTAGTCCGCACACAGTCTGATGGCGCCGTCCGCCTTGTGCGCCACCACCAGCGGGGTGGCCCAGTCCGAGTGGTCGACCGGCGTGATGACGCCCGCCGCCAGCATGCCGTCCAGCTCCGCGTCCACGCGCTCCCGGAGCGCGTAGGGCAGCGGCCGCGCCCGGCAATACACAGGCACCGCCCCCTCGCGCAGCTGGAGCGTGGCCCGCCCGCCGGTGAAGCAACCCAGGGTTCCGTCGAACACATCTTTAAACCTGGAAAGTATGTCATTCATAGTGAGAGCCGAGTTCTCATAATCCTTGTCCAGTTTATTGACAGTGACTACTTTTTTTAATCGCGGAATTTGAATATCTAATTCTGCCAACCATTGCCGGCCTAATATAATCGTGGTCCCATTATCTATTACatacacagatcaatacaacaagatggcccttacagggcgactcgcggtcaccaagcatacgacaaatcaggtttataaaagtttgaacgcgtgcgacaccgatcagtagcgcccaagtatacgacccgctaacagtgtccgtgtccgctcgggaaaaaatcttaaataatcaattttggttgcaaacaatggtctcttacagcataaagtggtgtggcaagtcttctaacacttctacatgtaaaaaagatggaacaacattccacagttaagtcaaattaattattttgttgaatattgtttattgtccgcggagttcatttatactggtcaatatggttgtgctgagcggcgccgaggcgcgtccatccctctttaccgagttaaaaatgtgatatgttatccctttcacgtaaacgactaggcatggggccatgttagtttatgtctgttgcgggaacttcgtactgccgttcgtaccatgtgctaccattttatgaaatataaaagaaagcagatttgtaatagtgaataattatctagaatctgtagagtctgtagtggtatttagttcattgattagtttagaatatttagttggttatttaacttagtaaacgtaagtaaaaatgcacagtttagttattagttactagaatgatttttattgagatgctatcacaattatcatcctccttgcgttatcccggcatcggcattcgccacggctcatgggagcctggggtccgctttggaaactactaccaagatttggcgtaggcactagttttatgaaagcgactgccagctgaccttccaacccgaagggtaactaggccttattataatttaattataatattataatttgttgcaaaacaaattcaccacagtactggtaccggtaccattgtctataatagacatgtcccattcccatccctactgctaatcataaaggcgcgccattatttgaaacgaccaatggcagcaccgtgcgcgcccgcctcaccccgcaaggattggtgatttgcgtctcgaacaatatcgcttgcatttggcttctagtggggtgttctgtgattACATACAAATCCAACGTCTTAATACAATCATTATACATCACTTCAACTTCAACATAGCCTAAGGGATAAATGCGGGAACCATTATAAGCAAATAATCGTATGCGGGCCTCCTTTAATTCTAATTCACCAAATGTATTTTTGTACGTGTCACTATTTATACACGAAAGAGGAGATCCGGTGTCCACCTCCATGATTAACGGCCTATTCTGTACAAGTATCTCCATACATACCGGTGGGTATTGACTAAGTCCCATTTGATATATCGGCCATTCGTCGTCGCTGTCCGCGCGTCGGCCAGGGCCCGCGCCCTCGCCGCCGTCGTCGCGCCAAGCCGCCGCCGCCTCGGCGGGGCCGGCGCCGGGGTGGTCGCGGATGCAGTGCTGGTGCTGGCGCGCGGGCGCCGCGCCCGAGCGCGCGCCTCGCCGCCTCCTGCCCGCCGTGCCGCCTCCGCGCCCGGTCGTCGCCCTCTCGTTGTAGCCTCGGCCTCCCGAGCCACTCACGTACTCCTGGCCCGCTCCCCAGCTCTTAGTCGCCGCAGGTCTCGCCCTAGCTCTGTGCCCTTCCTTGTCGGGGCACACACGCCGCAGATGACCGACACGTGAGCACGTGTCGCACACGTAGTCTTTAAATTTGCACGCGAACCGTTCATGTCTCGTGTCACCGCACGCCGTACACTGTTTTTTACCACTTTGGCTGGCATTGTAGTGAATCCCTATCGCCTGAGATTCCACCGCACTGGAATCTTTCTCCGCGGACTCCATTGTTGTCGCTATTAACACCGCCTTACTAAACTCGAGTTTCTTATCCGCAAATAACCTTTGTCGAATCGCGTCACTAGTAATCCCGCACACTAATTGGTCCCGTAGGTTATCTTGCAGCACGCTACCGAAGTCACAGAACCTCGCCATTTGTTTTAAAGTGGCCACCATACTCGGCAATAGATTGGCCATTTTGTTGTCTGCACTGCCGAAACTTATAACGTTCTGCCACCGCTGACGGCACGGGTTCCAAATGCTCTTTCACTAAACTAACCACTTTAGCGTACGTTAATGTGGATGGTTTGTCCGGACTACACAAATTCACTATTAATTCATATGCACTTTCACCCACATTCGCAATCAAGGTTGGTAGTTTCAAATCGTCCGATACGCTATTCGCTAAAAAGTACATCTCCAACCTATCGCAATATAAAGTCCAATTCCCTGTGTTCACATCAAACTCCGAAAATTTACCTTTGCCAGCCATTTTAGcgataaaaacattaaatcacAGTTATTTTACCATACGCCGCCACTGTTAAATAAAAGACGTGTTGCTCGGCAAGTATTTATTACGCGACTGCCTACCCGCTAGTTACAAAATATAAATCTTAATATGTATACCCATATCTAAcacaaactacctagtaaaaataatctcatattttcatataactctaatgacttgactagaagacaaaagtataggcactaatgagtattatagtgtatagcgccatctcccggtcaatttgctaactaatttgcgcgacctggtttttcagggataattctttataatgttaaccgatttaaacagtttttactttattggacagaagattgtttacgtaacatctcgtattaatttgaagtacgatatacatccgcaagggtgggtaaattgaaagtaaaaatctgaaaagttttttgtgaattaaaaaaaaagtattcaaaatacaaacacgattatatttttcctgtaatatatagcataaaaccaatgttcactaaaattttcataatttttcgttggtaaacttcggagataagggggggggaacggtatttttttttacatttttcttcaaaattctttttttttccacaacaaaaaaattataaaaaatagcttatttacgttcaatttgagctctttccaacgataccccacttgacctagtaacttgaaatttacagtttgcccccctttcattttggccattttctacaattaaaattaatatatttaaaaaaattatactttctatttgtagaggtttacaatgttcacaagtattccaaatttcaagttgatagcattagtagttctcgagatgtttaggaatgtgacagacggacagacagacggacaggtcgcaccataagggttcctgttgtacctttttggtacggaaccctaaaaattcgcgctcgcttcgctcgcgtttactgCTTCTGCCTAATGTCTTTTATTTCTTGGACATAAAGAAATAAGTGCAAATGGTAGACGGAATGCATTTTTTACTTACATACTTAGTCAACATTTCGCGTTTGCTACGCTCACGTTCTTATTTAAAGTCGGGTTTCTGACTCTGTTATGTCATGTAGGCACATGAACACGATATCCCCTATCAGCCTCAGGGACATATACCTATTAGGGCGTGTTAGGATTAGGTTCAAATGTACAATGTATATTAagcttataaataggaaagaagGAAAAAAGTTGGACTACTTATCTACAAAGAGTCTACAAAAAGAAAtgagatcccatcaaaaacaaaacttgtaaaaacaccaagtcttcgcaattcagttcttctggcgtaaaaagagttgagatccctgtaataccaagtcggttaatttattcagtccctacttaaaggaccttctgccacaagttattacgtagtttacctatagctaacctaataacATATTACTTATAGCGATCAtatcaatatgaaaaatatttcatgttttaaagaaaatggactgacttggcaatcgcatgAAAATACAATGTATCTCACAAGTTATCGTATTACTTACACCGATGACAAAATTATTTcatgcgattgccaagtcagtccatattctttaaaacatgaaatatttttcatattgataTGATCGCTATAAGTAATATgttattaggttagctataggtaaactacgtaataacttgtggcagaaggtcctttaagtagggactgaataaattaaccgacttggtattacagggatctcaactctttttacgccagaagaactgagttgcgaagacttggtgtttttacaagttttgtttttgatgggatttgTTTTTAACACAATATCAATTATTTATCCTGAATGAAAGGGGGAATACGCAATGAAACGGACAGGCTATAAAACGGACCCTATCAATTTCTTTATAAAATCGAAGAAAACATGTTCATATCTTTTGGTTATAGGCAACGCTGATGACTATAGGTAAAcccacaattttattatgacaGATCTCGGCGGCCATTACTTagttcactatttttcacattgTTAGAAGCGCACGAGTTTTGTGAAAATTCCATAAAATCTTAAACTACATTTGTAATGGTTGTACTTGTTGCGATATACTCTCAAGAAAATAGGTACGGCACGGTGAGACATAATTTTATCAAATACAACTTCGTCGCAGAagaattattaataaaaacctCTTTCAGGAAGAGATTTCTCCCGGTACAGAATCATAATGAGGCCTTAAATACTTCAGTCATAATTGTCATATGACATGGCTCtacggcaaattaaaaaaaaaactttcagcTATCGTGACTTAGGTCGCCTCTGCCTACAATTCATGTGCCTTAAAAATGGATAATAAACTTGACATAtggccaattaaaaaaaaacttttttaagcTATCGTGACTTAGGTCCTCCTAGAAATCATGCGGCTTAAAAACTTGAGTCATAAACCCGAGTGCATACGGCGCCCTCACATGCAGCGCGTGCTGATCTTATGATTGCCGCCATTTACATAATGctgcaatttttttctagaaAAACATGCCAAAGTCCGATTCGGGGTCAAGTTATAAGCTTTTGGTAGAGGGCGGttgtatactctgtcaaacaattATGTTAGTAAATAacaacaaagaaaactataggtatccttttctctagcaccctaaagaaaaggatgcatatagttttatttgttcttatttactgacagacttgtttgacagagtataaatactaaattttttgctattttttttttgttttttaatatgaataggtagacgtttgaccacgatcacacctgatggtaagtgatatTTTATGGAAATTTCAATATCTGACTGTTAAACATCATACTCAATCAAATTTGACACTTTATAGCATTAAGGATACAAAATGATCATTTAAACGTCAACTCTACCAGCCAGGTTTGGACAtcttaagttaaaatttgtagttTGTTGAAGTGACTCTATGAAAttgctttgcactcttgtggataaagtgCAATTTTGTCATTcgtttataatttttatgaaGTATGAATAGAGCCTTTGCCAGTTGGTGTGATGTAAAAAACCGTTTGACTTATCGCTCGTATAAAGCATAGACACTATAGActtcattataatatttataactgTCCGCTTATCACTTGGGCCCCACCCGGGGGTCAATAACGGGTCGCGGCCCGTAATCGTAAtgatattataatgtaatttaattgtgATTTGGTTTCAGGTAAGTAGGCCATGCTGTACCGTGAGTAAagttactttttaatttatattacttTAATTCACATTTTTGCAGTAAGGTaatccaaaattctgaaaatcgAAGTATCTTACGTTAGAATACccatgaaattaaaaaagaaaaacatttgAGAAACTAAGACATACTATTAAGAGATGAGACGGGAGGGAATTACCCTTTTTAGGACCCTAATTTTGAACCAAGGACTATCAGTTCcataggcagggtcactatggACTAGGTTTAACAGGTCGTCAATTATCAAAgtgttaatccatactaatattataaaggggaaagtgtgtgtgtctgtttgtttgtccgcctttcacggcaaaacggagcgacgaattaacgtgattttttaagtggagatagttgtagggatggagagatatattttgtctcttttaaaagcgagcgaagctgcgggcaaaagctagtgacatatttttatttccttcCAAAGTTTTAAATTTCAGAATAGGTACGCGCAGGTTTGAGCGCAAAGGCAATTTCGATAGCGATCGGCCTTATCGCCGCCATCATATAGCGTGTATGAAATTGGCTGAGTTGATGTCCACACTAACGTCTTGGCCGAGTACTCATATGTCCACAGCTCCACACTAACGTCGTTTAAACGTAACATCTAGTCAGCTCTATGGAAAATGACGTCGGCTCCGTTGCGTCTACGTTTCGTCGAGCAGCAGCCAtagggcgagctcactccatcgtaggtcacgtctttgcctttggctagtcagtggtcaagagtaagcccatttataaaaaaaagacgTTATGCTTTAATCCGGATACTCTGTAGTCTGCATGAAATCCGATTTTTGACGAAGTTGCGTTCGCCACTCGAGGTCACAAAGTTGGATTATTCATTAGGCCAACATCGTAAATAAGTCtgcaaaaacattaaataaaaaatcagaaCTACCATAGGGCGGTAGTTCTGATTTTAGGCGACTAAGTTATGCTAGGTTTACACGGGCTTAGTATTTGTCATTTGTATTAGCAATTAGGGGCTTGTCAGCCAAGTGACAAGTAGCAAGTAGCCGTCTACACATGGGTATTAGAGAATAGTATTAGTTACACGATATTGCCATTGTAACGAAGTAAACTAATCACTGGAGTAATTGAACTTCACTTTTTACTCTTGTCAGTTGACTGTTTACCCCACATGTAAAGTGGCAAGTATTAGTATTTTTCGCCAGGCTTGCACTCGCAGTTGTACTAATACTAAGCACTTGTACAATGTGTTTACACGCAGTGACAAGTGTTAGTGACACTTACTAAGCATTAGCTACTAAGCCCGTGTAAACCCAGCATTACTGGATTACTTGGGAGACGCTAAGTAGTAACTGTGCGAGCTACATGCCCAAGAGACAATCGTTGACATTCCGTAGCAAAAGGTAAGCCGGCTCTCTCACAATACggacgagcgatagagagaaaTAACTACGAGCGTCGgcgattgtactcttggctacagggaAAGGCAATTTCGATAGCGATCAATCTTATCGCCTCCGTTCTGTAGCGAGTGTGAAATTGGCCGAGCAGTAATTTACAGATGCTGGTTAGGTACTGCGACATACTGCTAATTTATGTATAACTAAAATTGACTAATTCCCGAAGCTTAGGTATTTCCTATAGGCTTTAATGGTATCATAGGTTCAGAAAGCAGAGTTTTTGAAAAGTCCTAGAGTTTCTTTAGATATAATATTAGCATGCACGAGCCGTTTTAAAGGCATTTCATCGAACCCAGGACTACCACCTTCATAGACAAGGCAATTTATCTCTAAATACTAGCGGCCCAACTCAAACAAATAAGATATCACCACAGATTTGATCAAGCAAActtatctacttagcgtgtcaaatgaactcagtaaaatccactgagttatCCGTCTTcattcgcagcttgcagctaTTCGGCGTCAATTTttataagttgaagtcaacaaaaacataaaaaatcgttacgtgatatttaattgcaacaacacaaaaattatgaacactgaagggcctgagacatatttaaaatcacaggcaagtaacaacttcagtacaaaatctgacacgctgggcccctatacaaatagatgaacgtGTTTCTTCTatgtaaatctagttctgtAGATGTCACACAGATACTATAttgatattaaaattacttgaaATACTTGAAGAAATTAGTGTACTGTACTCCTGTCTTAAACCACCTACAACTCCTCTGTTATTTTGGGTGTGGTATGGTTGGCGATGGCGATAACCGCTCAGAATCAAGCGATCCGCGATCTCCTTTATCATAAAACATACTGAATCTAACTCTAACACAGCTTGAAGAAAAAACGTATATCCCAATGCATATCTTCTTCCATCTTATCATACCCGTCAAAATCTCGCAAAAACCCGCACTAAAGCATAATCTTGAACCTTTGTTCCCGGCctctacacacacacacacatacgaAGTGGGGGGAGGGGGAGGGAGTTACAAACAGCAAAAGTTCACCTTATCTCATCTGTTTGACGGATCCATACCGACAACGCTACGTATTCATATTTTATGTAGAGTAACTTGCGACAGAAGCTAGCTGGTCTAATTATTTCACCAGACCAGCCAGCATAGTCAAGGTGACGATCAATCGCGCTACGACAATCAAACGCTTTGTGTCTCTTAGTCATAGTGCGACAGTGATAGGAGCGTTTCACTCGCTGTCTGATGACATTTAGACGTTTACAAATGTTGATGTTGGCTTCGGAGCGTGTGCGTATACTTTCGGCAGGTTGGCTACATGGCCTCGTATAGGTtctctttattattttttctcctTAGTTAAAGGCATGCCAAGCCCTGAGAATA is a genomic window of Leguminivora glycinivorella isolate SPB_JAAS2020 chromosome 6, LegGlyc_1.1, whole genome shotgun sequence containing:
- the LOC125227222 gene encoding branchpoint-bridging protein-like; the encoded protein is MESAEKDSSAVESQAIGIHYNASQSGKKQCTACGDTRHERFACKFKDYVCDTCSRVGHLRRVCPDKEGHRARARPAATKSWGAGQEYVSGSGGRGYNERATTGRGGGTAGRRRRGARSGAAPARQHQHCIRDHPGAGPAEAAAAWRDDGGEGAGPGRRADSDDEWPIYQMGLSQYPPV